Genomic segment of Phaenicophaeus curvirostris isolate KB17595 chromosome 26, BPBGC_Pcur_1.0, whole genome shotgun sequence:
GAGAGATCCAGCCTCCCTGGAGCAAGCAGCTGTGGACAAAGCCAAGACTCAAACTGAAGCAGAAAGTGGGACTAGCTGACTTTCATAGATTCTACCTTGAAGTTCCCACTTAAAAATCAGACTGATGCTGTTTAGTGTCAACACTTCTATTGTATGTATTTCTAGCTTTCCTGCCTGTTCTATCCCATTTTCATGTCCAGCTTACAgccatttgttttcatgtcaaGATTATCCTTTTACTTAAATaatcctttcctcttccctggtATTTTCTCTCTAAATACATCAAGAAGATAATCATATCTTCTTTCAGGCTTCATTGTATTAATAGACAAGTAAGCCACTCTCTCTCATAATACAAGCTCTGTATTTGTGGTATCTTCCTGGTAgccttttttgcttctgttccaTCTTGAATTCCTCTCTCATTTGTCACCATTATTATTGCTCTTGGACCAGCTTTTCTACATGCTTTTTCATAGCCTCACGGTCGCTCATCACTATCCTTTATCAGTGACTATATCCCAGCTTCTTTTCCTCACTAATTCCTCAGTAGTATAACATTTTTAGCGTCCTTCACAAATTTCTCCTCGACCCTGAATTCATAGCCTCACACTTTCTGCTGCTACATTGCATCTTATCTCTATTTCTCACTTCAAAGTCATCAATTCTCTAAGACATTTTAGTTCCCTCATATTATTGGAGCCTCTCCCTTTTTGTTCATCACCAAATTTAATTATCATGCTTGCTTTTTGTGCCAAGGTCATTAGAAAAAGGCTTTAGTGAGATTACTCTTGGGACCAGAACTGAAGAAATTCACTATTAATTCCCCAccacggcagccctgatgtcAAAACACTCTATCGTCACTTTACCATTTGGTATTTTTGTCTGTCTTCCAGTTCTTACATGCTTGCACATAAAATTCTCAGTTGAAATCCTGTTAAATGAGACCGATTGCATGTCCTTCATGTAGAAACTTGGTTTACTTAAGTCCAAAACAGCTATAGCTCTAAGAATATACTAGTTCTGTGCATAAAGCATCAGGTTCTTCTACCAATAACAGTATGGTATGAACtgatattctgtgattttccatCCAGGTTCCCTACATCCTTTGAAAGCAGAGGCTTTCCAGaaaagaagcttcacccctgtGAACAGCAATTACAAAACATACCTAATTcttcaacttaaagcaattcagaTTGTTTGAGGCCATTTGATGCAGTCATCAATGAGGATATTCACCCTGACTCCCCAGGAGCTGTTATGTTTGTAGTtagttcatttgttttaaaggaaCTTTAGAAAGGCCCAATTGTTCAATGCTGTCATGCAGCATGaagtaagaaaaggaaatgtaatcCCTATTTTAGGGATTAAAGGACATTGCACAGAGAACCACTGACTTGTTAAAAGTTACACAGGAAGTCTGGAGTAGACCTTTGGGATTTAATTCCTGGcattttttcccagtttcttAATCATGATGCCAtcatctcattttctgttttggcAGTATTTCCATTCTCTGAAGCATACCTGTCTGACTCAAAGTGCCTCTTCTCCTGCTACCAGATGtactatttctctttccttcctgtttcCCTTCTTGTTTAGGTAGACACATCCTTCCTGGGGAGCTAAGCAGTCTCCAGGCTGAGCCTTGTCCCGTGCCAGAACTTCTACATCTCAGCCAGAGACACTGAGGGGGAacaatgagaagaaataaaaattgaaaggggaaaaaaaggaggagaaactCTGTACATTTTCAAAGGCTGCATGAAAGTGTTCTGCACTCTCTTCTGCAGACCTGAGAGAAGAGTAATCTCGCTGATCCCAAGCAGTTCTGATTCTGCTAATGCCTTCTTGTTGCGTTCTCAGCTTTGAAAACCTGAATGGAAAACTAACATCGGAATACAAATTCAGGAGAGCGTCACAGAATATATATTGGCCAAACCGTGTCTCACCTGCAGTGGAGTACATCAACCACGTGAAACTCCTTAAAAGCACGCCTGGAGCACCTTTTCCCAGCCTCGGAAGAGCAGTTGTAGCTGTCCCGCTGCTGCCAGCGCGCCAGCAGAGGGGGCTCTGAACCCGCCTGCTTCTACAACAGGAGCCATTCTGCCTGGGGAGTGGGCAAAACTGAAGGAAGGAGGGGATAGATATGAAAAATATCACATGCTTTCAGATCATTACTTGCTTCTGAGCTGGCAGTCTGGACTATTTATAGGGCAGTACTAATAAAGAAGACCAAGATTAAATGCTTGTTAGAGTGTCAGGGCTCCACATCATCTGAGAGATCACTTTTTCTCTACATCTATGCAGAGTGTGCTGTGTTACCATGGACATTTGCTTTCAAACATTTTCAAGTCACTTGCTTACTAATTTACAAATTATGTGCTTTTCACTTACAGCTGGTATCAAAGCAGTGACCTTCCCAGAGTCACAGAGCAAGCAAGGCAGCCCTGTGAGATGTCAGCTCTGCCTTAATATTTACAGAAGGCAGAGAACCTCTCCTTTGCGTTTTATTACCCGTATTCCTCTATGGGACTTTATGGCACTTGTTTTACCACACTGAGAGGCAATTCATTTCTTGTATCATCTCCCAGCTCCAAACttcttgcagcagcagctccaatGAGCACAAGTTTCTTTCTTCCACCAGAGTGGAAGCTGAGAAAGTCTCTTTGGAGAATTCCGAAGCACAGatccaaagaaaaataaaataaaataaaataaaaaaaaacaaactaggaGGatgtaaatacatttctgtGGTAAAAGACAAACAATTCTTAGAAGGAAAGCATCTTTTCCAAATACAGATGACTAGAACAAAGTCCATATATAGCTTGAAAACACTGTAGCATCTTTACAGGCAACTCTTTCCACTGTGGTCACAGAGCTTAataagcttttctttcaaagccaGTACACAAAGAATCAGAGAGGAATCCAGTGTTGTCAGGCAAGTTTAGTTGAGCTAGAGTTAATCTAAATACTGAAGTCATTGGTCCTGCTCAACAAGGTCTAAGATGAAAACAGATTTCCAAGCTCTGCCACCCTACTCCACTCTCTAGGTCCCAGCAACAGCGACACCAGGGACTGAGCCTGAACAGAAAACATCCTTTAACAGGGGTCGCCAGGACACAGCAGAGACTTAGAAGCTGCCTAAGTCCCTAATTGCTCTGTCTTCTATTTGCCTGTATTAAAAAAGCCTCAGAGACCaattatttgattaaaaaaaagaaaaaagaaaatccctctTCCCCTCATCCTAAAACCCTATGCAGGCAGATAATTACCATGCATTGTGTAGGGAACAAGCACCATGCAAAGAAGTTGGAAAACAAACATAAGCAACACTAGTACACAGGGAACCCGCAGCGGGTTGgtttttaagaaagcaaatatttaaaatacccCCACATTAACCACTCTGTTCAAGTTCTGTTGTGACTGGTTCCTAACAATATCATTCTTCGGACTAACTTTCAATTCCGAGAATTATTAAATTTGCGTATTGGTAGGATGAGAGATGAATACTGGTCACCAGCGCTGCAGAGACAAGATAAAGCCATCACCTGCCCTTCGACAGGAACAAACTTCACCCAGGATGGATGAAGCTTACTTGACGCAGTTCGCTGCTCGCCCCTGCAGGTGCCAGTTCCTAACTCACCACACAGTGAACTGCAGTCAATCTACAAATGTTCGGTTTTTATTACAAAGtatgaaaggcagaaaatactGTACCTAATACACAGGAGGCTGAAACTTAGAAAGAAGGTTAAAAAATTGGAATAAAACTACATAGGAAGCAGGAAATAGCATAAAAGGATGCAACATTCCACTTTCAAGCGATTTCAGAAAACTGCCTTAAAATTTACAGTTTCAACAATATGGTTCTGTGACTCAGGTGTTAAAATTCATTGTAACAAAACCTTTAGTATTTTCtccataaaaataaaggaatatagGGACACCGCAGTTATTCATGTCAACAACGTATGTCTTCAATAGCAGGATACTAGGATTCCTCTAGGACAGTATAGTTGTGAAGTTGCAAATCTCAATATGGAAGGTGGAGAAAAGAAGGACAGAAGTAAAACTACTATTGCTTTAACATATTCAGTGAGAACAAGAAGTCAGGGATTTCATATGGATGTTCGTACAATCATGCTACAAAGATTACACCTTCAGGATATTACCACAACGGGACTGTGAATGGGAAGAGCAGAAGGGCAAACACACATAAAAGTAAACATCTCCTACTTGACCACTGGGAACAAAAATGCTTCGGCGCAACagatttaaattacattttacacTGCTAGCAAcccaagtttaaaaaaacagttccTTTTAAATAGTAGGTTTGGTAATTCTTATTTATCAGGTTGTCAAAAAAGCAACACATCGCTTCTCAGCTGTACTAGGACTACTCCGTTCACTAGTTCTtgcatttctgtctttgttCTGACTGGCCAGACTGATCCTCATCTCTAAGAGACACTTGTGAGTCACACATCTTGCAAACAAGAAAGGAAACTCCAAGGGATGAGAGCTGGAATATGGGCTTCCAGCTACTTGTGGCCACAGTATTTTTTGCAGGAAATAGCTCATTTCTTCATTCTGTTAgattttatgaaaagaaataaacttgATGAGAGCCATACAAGTTACTTTTATGATTACAGAGATTGTAACTCAATGCTGAGTATCAGAGGCTGTGCAGAAGGCCACTGAGATACTTGGCATATCAGGTTATCATCTGAAATCAGTCAGGCAGCACCAAGCAAGTCTCAGACGTGCCTTTGCCTCTACAGTCTGCCGTGAATCCCTAAATGAGCACTGAGTGACTGCTATTTAGTTGcaattttaattactgttttttaGTACTGGTGAAAGGTGCCGATTGGAAGTTCTGGAGATCTCTTCCTAAACAAGGGAGTCAGGGGCACGCTAAACTCCTCTCCATACACTTGAGAATGAGACATTTCTGACTCTTCTTGGGGAAGCAGGGGGAAATACAGATGCAGCTCTAAATAAGCATGAGAAAGTGTTCTTTAAGTGCCACATATAATTAACTCCCTGGATGCCCTGCAAAGACCGAGAGAAACAGGGAGACAGTACCCTTCCCATTCCAGGACTGAGTTTGGACACCTTCTTTTAATATCTGCTGTAGAATAAATACAGGCTTGCTCTGGAATATCGGCCGGACAGCAGAAAGGAGTTAATGTGTATAAGAGAGAACTCCTGTTAACTGACAGGACAACTGAGTGCGGACGTGAGGTGGTTGGACCACTTTGCTAGCCAGCAGTGGGAAGGCAAAACGCTTTAGTACTTTGATGGAACTGTAACTGTGCAACTTAGGGAGCCAATAGCTTACCCTTGCAGCCATTCAtccttttctgtgaaagagTTAAAACACCACTAACCAGCTGACAAGTTCAAGAATTTAGGTGGTGTGAATTTACAAACAGCAGCTGCATTTCTTCTATCACAAAAATCAGTTATCCGAAGAATCCAGCTGCATCTTTACACCATCAGTCTGTCACCACCGCGGTCAGAGGGTGAAAAAGATGATTCCGAAACACCATCAAGTTcctaagcaaagcaaaaaggaCTCCCCGGGTGCTAAGCAGCACTTGGGCTGGCCTTGCAAGATCACATCATCCTCAGAATACAGAGCTTCAGTTTAACATTAACAGTACTGTCAAGTGCTCACGTCTCTGGTGTTCAGTAGAAACAGAAGAGGGTCCACTAGATACAGACAACCTCAGCCACTTTAGGATTTCAGTGACTGttgtatttcacattttataCACAACGGAAATGCCTACCACAAAAGGGCTGAGGAAAAGATGACTCTCCTCCTAATCTTACAAAAAATATACTTGTTAAAGTGCCATCTGCAAGAGAACAAAACAGACACACTCAGctttcttcatttacaataaaacaaacacaagagCATCTGAATTCCAACAGATCAGactcctcccctcccctggtCCCTGGCAAGCAGTGATCTAAAGTCGAGCCTGACGCAGCTTTGTCGTTGCAACATCAGGCAAAAATAGATCTTTTTACTATTATCCAGAACATTCAGGAGAGCAATTACAGCTAAGTTTTGAAAGGATCATTAACTTTGACTTATGAGAGGCAATGCCTCCCCCGTTAAGTATATTTCAAGGTTCCAGAAGGAACAACCTGTATTATCAGTCTCCTTTCGTATCACTCTTTGAAAggactgtgttttctttctgaatagaTTGTCAAAGCACTCAAATCCTTGCCTTCTAATCTCTGCACACATAAGTACAAGTCCCATAGATGCAACCAACCACAGCCCATTTCACTTAGACTATTAAGAGCTGGCATACTATGCACTAATTCCACATCCAACTCATTTTCTGCAGGTTTTCACCCCACTAATGAGTTTCACACGATCAAGATTCCCTGGTTGAGAGCTAGCGTACTAGTAACAGGTTGTCCACATAATAATACAAGTCTATGGAAAGCTTGatttaaacagaacaaaataagcaaacaatACCCTAGTACCTTGAATTAATGGACTGGAAAAGCAATACAGAACTGAAGTCtgagaaaaatacttctttcccAGAATCAACCTTGTCTGAACCAACCACAGCATgtgattttctgctttgctaaCCTCACTGATGCTCAGACTTCCTTTAATGTTACTTTAAAGTCAAGGGACAGGAGGCATTTGAAAGCACTTGCGCTGCATCCTCTCCCTGAGCAGGAGGCACAAAATAATTGAGATCAATatcaaagtatttattttcataaacttTGTGGGGGGAAAAGTAATGCTTACAGGGGTTTTACACCCAACATAACTGAACATTAAGCATGTGAAACATGATAAATTGCATGTTCTGATTTACAGGCTACAGCAACAAATCTCAGGGTTCTATTTTATCCTGCAAACAAACTTGAACGAGCTGCAGACAGGTTGCTCCCTGCCACTGTGCCAGCAGGCACTGCAAAACGGCACCAAAGCCTCTCACTTCCTTCTCAAAGTGCCATTTGCACTAGAGAACATCTCACCCACGAGGATTCTCATGTCTTTTCACTCATTAACCTTTCAAGTGACTTCTTTGAAAAGAAGCTATTTTAAGTAGCATTTCCCTGTTCCCCAAACAGCCTCTAGTGAtttcaaatgtaatttcttaTGAAGAATGACAATGGGTTATGCCCAAAGCAATTTGTTATAGATCTAGAAGGTAGCCCAACTGGCTAAACAAACAGGCTTTATTTAGAATCCACTGGAGCCTAAAAGATTTCTCCACGTGCCTTTGATGGGTTTGGAATGAACACCCAATTCCACAAATGAATTATGGAATGGAAAGACTGACATTGGATCCTCCTCAGGTTCCCAACAGGGTTGTTTTCCAACAGTAGCAAAAGCAACTTGGCTAGTCTGACTATTAGCCCCTTTACTACATGCTCTTGTCTCATCATCCTAGCATAATTCCTATATTCCTTTAGGAATAAACTGCACTTGCCATTCAGTATAGCCTAAGGAGTCTTCTGGTGACTTCACCTTCGACTGAATTATCTTATGtcatttttttaagcacaaTTCTATAGTtgcaaaagctgcatttttaagCTAAACAACAGATGCATTCACCTTCTACTCAGGCCACCCATACAAGAATGAGACTTTGAAGCATAAAAGGGACTATAGGAAGTACTAATATTACAGGCAGTTCCCTCTTAGTAACACAGCATATTATGCCTCCCATTTGTAATTAAACAAGACATGACAAGCCTGTGTATCTATTTTACACAACTCCCTAAGCTGTGAACACCATTAATATGCTTCTGCTAAGAAAATCCTAAGTTTCATTTCATTCTgcataaacattttcttgtttaataTGAAGTGCTGTTGTGAAAAGCAATAACTCCATTGTTTGGCTAACGCTGTTCTGACATCTAGATCAAATGTCTGCGGAACACACTACTCGGCACTGCTGCTAGTAAGAAAAACTGGCCTTCAAGTCAAATCAAGATTTCTGCCAGAAAAAATCCACAGCTAAATACAGAGTGTCATTGACAAAACATAAGCATGAACTGTGTTAAAGTCTCTTTGTTCTCCAGTATTAAAAAGGGTGATAGAATAAAACCGTCCTTAATGAATTCCCATTAAATCCACAAGGCAGTGCTTTTCTGAGCTCCGTGTTGAGAAGCAGCCTCTAGAATAATATTTCTCTATGTCCAGAATGACAAAAGCTTTCAAATGCTGTTCGGAATTTGACAGTGCATTTCACAGCAATCAACCTTCCCAACTTGCCTTTCCTGCATAAACTGACAAGATTCAAGCTTGCCAGTGCCCTCCTATTTATAATGCTGCTGCCAATTGCAGGTGAATACTCATTAGGTAGAAAGATACCTTTGCTAGTTTGACATTTACATCCAAAATCCAGTTAGTTTACCCTTACACACCAGCTATGGTTTTCATGCCTTCATCAggagagccctgcagagcattCATCCAAGTAGCTATGTCATATTAAGGCTTCGATGAACATTTTTATCTTGCCTAATCAGCTTTGATTGAAAAGTGTTACTGTGGAGCGATCCACTATTCGAAACGAACAGAAGTCCTTGGGCATACCCCCAAAAGATATGAAAGTTGACAAGTGCCAAACCTCAGCCCCTATGGCACAGTTCCTCTCCTTTTAAGCCCATCTTCGTACATTACAtaagggaatattttttttcagagaaacagcTTTCCTTTGGATAGCAGACCAGCTATTCCAACTCATCTCGCTCATTCAACAAGACCTGACAGTACAAAGCAAATGGATTCggaaaaaaagattactttGCACTCCTTTCAAGAGCTCTCAGGAACAGTGGCCAAATGCAAAGCAGCTTCAGGGTACAGGCTAACCACAAAATCTTGCTTGTATTATTTGCCAATCAAGCAAGCTACAAAGTGTGAAaccattttattttggtttagatAGCAGGCCCTCCAAGTGGAAATCATTTGACTGGAAGTGTCGATCCCAAATCcattacaaatcaccatttttcAGGAGTCGTTTACCTCAGTGGGAGCTTAAGTCATGCATGTATCTTCTTTCTGAAACCTATTACTGTTCTGTTACCTAACGCAACTGCAGGATACAAATGAATTCAgtcctaattttaaaataaggcCTACCAACACCTGCCTCTAGCATCAGAAAAGTGTAAAGACATTGTGCAACAAGTACTTGTACTTCACAGCACCAGAAAATTCTGCCCAGGTAGCCAGGTATAGAGAGCCAAGGCAACAGTTATTTCTGGCAAGCCTTTGCTGCCAGGAGCCTGCACAGTAACTGGGATTTGTATCAACTAATAGATCCTGCTTTGGGCATATGGAAGTGGATCACATATAAAAAGTAAGAATTAGGGAGAAAAACCTTACTCAATAGAAAGTTAGCCCAATATATAAAAACCATACAAATGTTTAAACAGTTTAGAGGCAGCAACAACAGGAATGATAAAGATTCCTGCCAAGGTGGCtgttgacatcaatgtcatctCCCCCACCTTGTTCTGCACTTGCATCTATTAAGCTAGTTGACGTGCTGACAAACACAGGGACATATGCAGCAACTTAAAAGCCTGCAAGCTTATTAATACAGTCAACAAACAAATATACAGAACTTTaactggggaaaaaacccaagaaaaccaGGAGGTCCAAGAGGCTCAGCACGTCTCTGCATTTTATAGTCTTGGAGAGACAGGAGACATCTGCTATTGACTCTTGTAACAGTTCCTTGTAACAGTAGATGCAAAGCAACAACAGATACTGGCCACTTGACTTGTGTTGTTCTTACTTTAGAGGGGAGGGGAAATTATACAGCCCTGCCTCAACACAGCATGAAGCAGTAGTGTTACACTCTCAAGATCTCCAGGCAGTTGTTGTAGCAGATAGCTATCCAGTCTGGCTGAGTTGAGGCCCACTGTACATTGTTGATCTCTCCCTCTGCTGTATAGGCCAAGATAGGGTCCTCAATGGCTCGAGGCATTTGCTGGATATCCCAGATCAGAGCCTGATGGTCATCCGCTgcaaatggagaagaaaaccaTAAACAGAATcaaaagaagggcaaggaagctggggaagggtctggatcacaaatcttatgaggagcagctgaggaaattgGGGTTGCTTGGTCTGgagctctctacagctccctgaaaggagattagggtgaggagggtgctggtctcaagttgcaacaggggaggtttagattggatattaggaagaaatactttactgacagagtggcgaagccctggcagaggctgcccagggtagtggtggagtccccatccctgtaggggttcaaaaaccatgtggccATTACACTTTAGGACATgctttagtaggcatggtggggctgggctggcatttggactggatgaacttataggtctcttccagccttaatgattccatgagtACTAATAGGTGTGCAGTCCAAGAAGCTACATAAGATATGGCTGTTGCAGTCACAGTGAGTACTCAAGCCAGAGATACAATGATACAACCATGCTCCCAAAAAATAAGCTTGAATCATTATACATCATCCAGGACAGAGTTGAAAAGCAAAGGATCAGCGGAACATTTATGAATTAGATTGCAAAAAATTAAGGACCATTAAAATAATACAGCTTAGCCAGAGCAGGCTCACAGCTTGGGCATTGGGCTCACTACTTCCACACAATAAGCTCCAGCAGGTGTCTAGTTCCCTAAAAAACATTAGGGAAGTCATTAATGAAGGGCTTCTAAACTGCAGGTGTTCTTTAGCTTGAGGTAGAAAACTGCATAAACtttcagagagagagagcagtGAAAGACTCTGAGCTTCACCAGCACAGCTGGACAGGGATGGATCACACTTACCTGCTGTACAAATGTGGCAGGAAGAATGAGGTGCCCAAGCAATTCCATTCACACATGCTCTGTGGTTGTTTAACCTGGCAACAGGAGTGCAGGGAACTCTCACATCTAGAATCACAACCTGCAGGAACAAAATCCAGCGGAATTaataacttgcttttttttcatttgtttcttcagaaaaccaaatattttgagCCAAAGCTATAAATTACAGCCCTTTCCTAAAGGATACGGTTTGCAAGCAAACACCGTTCTCAAAGTAAAGCTTCTAGCAGGTCAGTGGGCCTCAAAAGGAGTCAGACCTCACAAAGGGTTTGTGAGTTAGGCAACAAGAGCAAATGAACTAGATTTCCCTGAAGCAGCACAAGTAACAAACTAAGATATGCTGCCTGATGTGCTGAACTAAAGGTGACTAAACCATTTGAAGTTATGATTTTATGTGAAAACTATTGCTCAGCTGCCTCACAGAGCCTTCTTAAAAACCAGCTGAAATACGTATGAGCCATAGAGGACTTACAGAAGTAATTTTGGCATTATAAACTTGAATTCCTACTGTGCACTAAGAATTGTTCTGTAATCATATTCCTGTGCAGGTACTGGCACCGCCCTCTCACTTTAAAGGGCTGACTACAAATTGCCACCAAGTCACCTCCCAAAAACTCACAACCACAAGCACCTACAGAGGATGAGCTGCCACCTTACCTCCATGCCATCCATGGCCATTGTAGCAAGATAGTTGGGATCCTGCTTATTCCAGCAGAGACGCAGCAATGGGTGGTGCTGTGGGTCCTCATAAATTATGGTGCTGTGTTCCAGATGACGGAGATCAAACATCCTCACTGAGCCATCTGCACCAACTGAGGCGAACATATCTCTCCCACCACCTGCACGGCTAAACGCTATGTCATACACCTGCTCAGtcacagaagaggagaaaaaaaacaacctttaGTGAGCACACTGCCTCTGAATTTGCAGTAAAATGGATTTTATATATGGATAGCAGAACTAGTTGCGGCATGTTCTCTCCAATATTTGATGTTCTTAGCTAGTTCTTAGTTATTACACTTCccaaaaggaggggggaaactTAAAAGGGTTATGTCATTAAAGGATTATTCACTGAAATGAATCATATCAGTTTCCCagactcagatttttttttatattacttgCTGAAAAGTAGTATGTTAGGATGAAAGAACCTTGCAAATTGTTTATTGCCTTTGATATACAGTTGATTTCAATTCTAGTTTGATGTTTTGcctcatttttctaaaatattctgGAACACAATCTAGCAAAAATAGTATAATCTGAAGTCCAGACTCTACGATGAGTGAATAGAGTAGTTTTGAGAGCAAATACTATAACTTGAGACTCAAAACCATGTAGTTAATCTTAGATAAATTATCTTTTTGGATCATtagatttttcaagaaaaaggggggaaacaGAAAAGTCCTATTTCTTTTCTactgcttaaaataaatatgctaGGTAAACAACAAAATCCAGCTGTCACCTCTTTGTCATGTGCAATAAGCTGGGTCTTCACGTGGCCAGAGACGAGATTTACTCTTCCCAGAACCTGCCCAGTCTCCAGACCCCAAATAGTGCAGGTTGTGTCAATACTAGAGGTACCTGAAACAAACGCCCTTCTGTTAGCAAAATAAATACTCTCACAAATTATGTAATCACTTATGGGATTAATGTAATATCCTCAGACATCAACAGATCAAAATAGCCACAAGAACAGCATACAATTAAAATCAAACAGCTAACAGTCTACCATGCATTTAATGACCCAAACCTGTAGAAACAGTCCTCCACACAGGAATAAAGTGTAAATAGCTCATGTCTACTTCAATCTATTCAGAAGCCTGATGCAATGCTGAGATGATATTTCCCATCCTCTAAGTCTCATGTGTGTGTCAAACCCCAAATTCAATCACAGCATTGCGACAGCGTGTTACTATTAATTGATTGTTTCTGTGGACTGAAGGTGGGGCTAGCAGTAAAGCTCTTAAGAGATGAGAGAtacaacacacaaaaataaatcatgtaCTAAATAATTACTAAGACATATTATCACTGTTAATCTCTGGGCAAATCCCCCTGAATAAACGTCTGTACTCTTCTGGGAAACAAACCTCTGCTGGATCAGTCATCTTGGGTTCACAATTCGTCCCATAGGCTATAGTTAAGCCTTAAGCATTCGGCCCCCTCCTCCAGCTGAATTAAGGACTCCTGGCTTTACTCCTGCTGCTGAAATGGcttcacaaaagaaaatgcttggtATGTAGTTTTTTATCCACTccaaaacacactgaaataaGTGGAGTTAATTTA
This window contains:
- the DCAF7 gene encoding DDB1- and CUL4-associated factor 7, with protein sequence MSLHGKRKEIYKYEAPWTVYAMNWSVRPDKRFRLALGSFVEEYNNKVQLVGLDEESSEFICRNTFDHPYPTTKLMWIPDTKGVYPDLLATSGDYLRVWRVGETETRLECLLNNNKNSDFCAPLTSFDWNEVDPYLLGTSSIDTTCTIWGLETGQVLGRVNLVSGHVKTQLIAHDKEVYDIAFSRAGGGRDMFASVGADGSVRMFDLRHLEHSTIIYEDPQHHPLLRLCWNKQDPNYLATMAMDGMEVVILDVRVPCTPVARLNNHRACVNGIAWAPHSSCHICTAADDHQALIWDIQQMPRAIEDPILAYTAEGEINNVQWASTQPDWIAICYNNCLEILRV